ATTGATTGCAAGCAATAGGGCCAAGGTTTCAGAATCTGCTGTCGGCATTTTTTCCTTGATGGCTTGATATTTTTCCTGTAGGATGCGCTCAATCTCCTCCATAAAGAGATTATCATGCTCTGTCGTGAGCGTTAACTGTTTTTCTCCAAATGTAAATTTGTATCGATTTAAGTTTGCCATAAAATTACCTCAACTCATATTATATCGTAAAATCAGCCATTTGGCTAATCTCCCTACCACTCAAAGGCTCAAAGTGCATTCTTTCTCCGAGCAAAATCCACAAAACGAAACTTATCAATCTTATGCTTGCTTTCTGTGTATTGAAATTGCTGAGTATTTCCTAAAAAAACGCGGGATCGAATCTGAACCAGATAATCATCCTTACTGTTCATCAATTCCCTTTCTTCTCGATTGGTCGGCTCAACCGTAATCTCCTTTTGCGCGTAGGCAATATCCAGTCCCAACTCCCCTTCAAGATAGGCATAGATTGAGACTTGGGCGATTTCCTTGGTCAAATGGGGAACAAATTCCTTGGAAAGATAATCCGTATCAAGAACCGATACCTTACCGTCAATCGATCTTGTACGGACAATTTTCCATACTTGTTGATAGGGTTCAAAACCTGTTAACTGCGCTAGACTACTCGTGACAGTCACCAACTCTAAACTCACCACTTTTGTCTGGTTCTCCATACGAAGTGACTGGGCCAATTCCTGATAGGAGGTAAGGCCTGATACTGGAAAATCAAGCAATTCTTGTTTTAAGACCAGCGATCCCTTCCCCTGTACCTTTTGAATCAATCCACGCTCCGTTAGCATCGCTAAGGCCTTTCGAATCGTATCGCGACTCACCTGATACTGAGCTTGTAACTCTTTTTCAGTGGGTAAGACATGCTCTGCAGGGTAGATGTGCTCTGTTATTTTTTCCTTAATATCATTGAAAATTTCTTGGTATTTTTTCATCTTTCTTTCCATTGGTCTGCTTTTTATCATACAACTGAACCTATTATAACAAATTTTAGATTTTTTTGACAAAAATGCTTGCATTCTATTTTGAAATCGGATACAATAGGCTTGTTCTTAAAATTTGTCCGTACAAATTTTTGAAATAGAAAGGAGACATAGTTCAACTATCGTCTAAAGGAAATAATCAATGGGAAAATTTGAACAAGATGCCAAGACGCTACTTCAAGCAGTCGGTGGCAAGGAAAATGTCACAGCTGTAACGCACTGTGCCACACGTATGCGGTTTGTTTTGGGAGATCCGAAAAAAGCAGATGTTAAAACAATCGAAAACATTCCTGCCGTAAAAGGGACTTTCACAAATGCTGGGCAATTCCAAGTCATTATCGGAAACGATGTCCCTATCTTTTATAATGACTTCACAGCTGTTTCAGGTATCGAAGGCGTTTCAAAAGAAGCTGCTAAATCTGCCGCAAAAAGCAATCAAAATGCCATTCAACGTGTCATGACCATGCTAGCAGAAATCTTCACACCAATCATTCCAGCTCTAGTCGTTGGGGGATTGATTCTCGGCTTCCGTAATGTCTTAGAATCTGTGGGGATGCCATGGTTGGGACAACAAATAGCAGATGGTGCCAAAGTTTTTGATGCAGATGGCAATCCTGTCTGGAACACTATTACCATGGTTTCACCATTCTGGAATGGAGTCAACCATTTCCTCTGGTTGCCAGGTGAGGCAATTTTCCACTTCTTACCAGTTGGAATCACTTGGTCTGTCACCCGTAAAATGGGAACCACTCAGATTCTTGGTATCGTTTTGGGTATCTGTTTGGTGTCTCCACAATTACTCAATGCCTATGCTGTACCGGGTACATCCGCAGCAGAAATCGCTGAAAACTGGTCTTGGAACTTCGGCTTTGCAACAATTGCTCGTATTGGTTACCAAGCACAAGTTATCCCAGCTCTTCTTGCCGGCTTGTCACTTGCCTACCTTGAAAAATTCTGGCGCAAGGTCACTCCAGAAGTGGTCTCTATGATTTTAGTGCCATTCCTTTCACTCGTTCCAGCCATCATCCTTGCACATACAGTACTTGGTCCTATCGGTTGGGCAATCGGTAAAGGCTTATCAGCTGTCGTATTTGCTGGTTTAACAGGTCCACTGAAATGGCTCTTTGGTCTTATCTTTGGTGCCCTTTATGCTCCATTTGTTATCACAGGTCTTCACCACATGACCAATGCCATTGATACTCAGCTAATGGCCGATACTGCTACTCACACAACTGGTCTGTGGCCAATGATTGCTCTATCAAATATCGCACAGGGTTCTGCTGTATTTGCCTACTTCTTTATGAAACGCCATGATGAGCGTGAAGCACAAGTTGCACTTCCTGCTACTATTTCTGCCTACCTCGGTGTAACAGAACCTGCCCTCTTTGGGGTGAATGTGAAATACATCTATCCATTTGTCGCAGGAATGATTGGCTCATCTCTTGCAGGCTTGGTCTGTGTCATGTTAAATGTCCAAGCCAATGCGATTGGTGTCGGTGGCTTACCAGCTATTCTTTCCATTAACTCAAAATACTTCGGCTCCTTCTTGTTGACCATGGCCATTGCAATTGTCGTTCCATTCATTCTGACCTTCTTCTTTGCCAAAACAGGGTTGTTTGCGAAAAAAGAAGAGGTTGTGGAAGAAGTTATTGCTCCAGTAACCGAAACAACGACTCCTACTAACATCATCAGCCCATTAACTGGTCAAGCAAAAGATTTAGCAACTGCAACAGACCAAGTTTTTGCTTCTGGCGTTATGGGACAAGGAATCTTGATTGAACCAAGTGAGGGCGAATTGATTGCCCCGATTGACGGTGTCGTATCTGTTCTCTTTCCAACCAAACATGCTGTCGGTATCACAGGATCAAATGGTGTTGAAATGTTGATGCACATTGGTATGGATACGGTCACTCTCGAAGGAAAAGGCTTTGAAGCTCATGTTCAACAAGGAGATCATATCAAGGCAGGTGACAAGTTGATTAGCTTTGACATTAACCTTATCAAGGAAGCTGGTCTTGTTGTAGAAACACCTGTTATCATTACGAACCATACTGATTTCCCAGCAGAAATCCTCGGAGACTTACCACGCCAAGTAGAGCGCGGACAAGCAATCCTCAAAGCCTAATACTCGTCAAACATCAAACTCTGACGTTGCTAAAATGAACTTCCGTTCTACCTGCGGTTTCGTTACCTCGTCAGAATTCGGTTTTTAGAGAGTATAAATGAACAACGGAAGCTGAGCTCTCTTTCACCACCATTCTGACATGGGTTGGAAGGAACTCAGCTTCTGCCTTTACATTCAATAGAACAGGAGAATTACATGGCAATCGATAAACGCAAGGTCGTCTATCAAATTTATCCCAAATCGTTCAAGGATACAACTGGAAATGGTGTTGGGGATCTACAGGGGATTATCCAACAATTGCCTTATCTGAAAGAACTCGGAATCGATATGATTTGGCTCAATCCCTTCTACCCTAGCCCCCAACGAGATAACGGCTATGACATTTCAGACTATACTGCGGTTAATCCTGATTTTGGAACAATGGCAGATTTTGAGGAAATGATTGCAACTGGCCAAGAATTGGGGATTGATTTCATGTTGGACATGGTCCTTAACCACTGCTCAACTGACCACGAATGGTTCCAAAAAGCTCTTGCTGGTGACCAATATTACCAAGATTTCTTCATCTTACGCGATAAACCAACTGACTGGGTGTCAAAATTTGGTGGCAATGCATGGGCACCTTTTGGCGATACTGGCAAATACTACCTCCACCTCTTTGATGTGACACAGGCTGATCTCAATTGGCGTAATCCTGCTGTTCGCAAGGAATTGTTTAAAATCGTGAATTTCTGGAAAGACAAAGGGGTCAAGGGCTTCCGCTTTGATGTCATTAACCTGATTGGGAAAGAGGAAGTCCTAGAAGATTGTCCAATTAATGACGGCAAACCTGCCTATACCGACCGTCCAATCACACACGACTACCTCCAAATGATGAACCATGCAACTTTCGGAGCAGAAGAGGGCTTTATGACAGTTGGAGAAATGTCTTCAACGACCATTGAAAACTGCATTCTCTATACAGCCCCTGATCGTGAAGAATTAGCCATGGCCTTTAATTTCCACCATCTCAAGGTCGACTACAAGGACGGACAAAAATGGTCCATTATGGATTTTGATTTTGAGGAATTAAAAAGCCTTTTCCACACTTGGGGAGAAGGCATGAGTGAAGGAAACGGTTGGAATGCACTTTTTTACAACAACCATGACCAACCACGAGCCCTCAATCGCTTTGTTGATGTGAAGAATTTCCGTAATGAGGGAGCAACTATGCTAGCTGCCTCTATCCACCTCTCACGTGGGACGCCTTATATCTACATGGGTGAAGAAATTGGTATGATAGACCCTGACTATGATTCTATGGACGATTATGTCGATGTAGAAAGTCTCAATGCCTATCAAATCATGCTGGACGAGGGCAAAACACCAGAGGAGGCCTTTGCAATTATCCAAGCAAAATCCCGAGACAATTCTCGTACACCAATGCAATGGGATGCTAGCAAAAATGCCGGTTTTACGACAGGTACCCCTTGGCTCAAAGCTGGAAAATCCTACCCAGAAATCAATGTTGAAACTGAAAAAGAAGGCCCAATCTTTACCTTCTATCAAGAGCTGATTCGCCTGCGCAAAGAAATGCCGATCATTGCTGAAGGTGACTACACCGCAGCTTACACGGACAGCGACAGCGTCTATGCCTTTGAACGGCACTTAGGGGAACAAAAACTCCTCGTCCTCAACAACTTCTTTGCCAAAGAAGTCGAATTAACTATCCCAGCGGAGTACGTTGACGGTCAAGTCCTCATCAGCAACTACGCAGATACAAGGATTGCAAATACCATCACGTTAAAACCCTATCAGACCCTCGCAATCTTAAAAGATTAAAAAATGAATAAAAAAACTGGATTCTGCTCAACCTGCACATCCAGTTTTTTGATACAGTGAATTGAATAAAGGTTAGGACATCGTTAAGTCGCTTTAATGAACGTCCCGTTCTATCTGCAGCTCCTTGCCTTGTCCTATTCCTTTCTCAATCCACTATAAAATCTTCTTTTATTTAAAAATATTGCCCAACTCAACATCAACCTTATTTTCTTTGACATCAATGTTGGTAACAGCAAGCAATGACTTGTAATTTGCTACGTTGCGGGCTCCTTTTTGGTTTTCTGCAAAAACGGCTACACCAGCTAAACTACTATCAAATTCTGATAAGAGACTAATCATCCCGTTAATGGTGCCACCATTTTTTAGGAAATCGTCAACAATTAAGACACGACTACCAGCCTTAAGACTACGTTTAGACAGAAACATTTTTTCAATTCGATCGCTAGAGCCTGAAACGTAGTTGACAGAAACCGTTGAACCTTCTGTAATCTTTAAATCACGCCGCACAATAACAAAAGGAACATTTAAGACATTAGCAACCGCATTGGCTAACGGAACTCCTTTTGTCGCAACCGTCATCACTGCATCAATTTGCTCATCCTTGAAGCTATTTGCAATAATGCGACCAACATTTTTTAAAATATGAGGGGTTGAGAGCAAGTCAGAAGAATAGATATAACCCCCTGGTAAAATTCGGCTACTTTCTGCCATTTGACCCCGTAATTCCTCAGCAATTGCACGAGATTCTTCCTCTGAAATCGAAGGAGTAAAAACGACACCACCACTTGCTCCTGTAATGGTTTCAATGTGGCCAATCGCACTTTCTTCAAAGGCTTTTTTAATAATAGCAATATCCTCTGAAATCGACGACTTAGCAGAACTATACTTCTCTGCAAACATATTTAAACTCGTCAATTCATAGGGGTGGTTGATGAGATAATGAGAGATGACAACCATTCGTTCACTTCTTCTTAATTTCATAGTCGATTCCTTCTTTGCTTTTTTAATATTATATCATAAAAAAGGAAAAAACGAACTTTTTTTATGCATTAGCCCGTTTTTTTCGTATTTTATTGATACTCTATACCTATCACCTTGCAGTATTCTGCATTATAAGTGAATCAGTCGTTCAATTATTTGCCTCATTAGTCGATATCTGGCTTATAGAAAGCCCGGTTATCCATTGCAAAGATTCGACTGGTCATTTCCCCTGGTCCTACCTTATCCAAGGCTGTTAACATCATCATCATCTCCGCATCAATATTGTCAATCATGTGAAGAATTTCTGCTTCCATGATCTGCGGACGAACAGGACTACCATATTCGAGTAAGCCATGATGACTAAGAATAACATGGCGTAAAACTGTCACTTCTTCCTTGGTATCATCGATTCCTAACTCAATCAATACCTTGGTAATCTCCTCATCAATCAGGGAAATGTGGCCGATGAGATTGCCTCGTACAGTATAGTTGGTATTGTCAGGACCAGATAATTCAATGACCTTGGCTAAATCGTGTAGCATAATTCCTGCGAACAACAAACTCTTATTGAGCTGGGGATAAATGTCTCCAATCTTATCTGCCAAACGAACCATGGTCGCTGTGTGAAAAGATAGGCCTGAGTAAAAGGCATGATGGTTCGTTTTAGCAGCTGGATAAGAATAAAACTCCTGGTCATACTTGCTATATAAGGCACGTACAATACGTTGCCAGACAGCATTTTCAATCTGAAACATCATCTGACTTAAATACTTGCGCGTATCTTCTACATTGACAGGGGGCTTTTCCTTGAAATCCGCTGGATCAGCCGGCTCACCCGGTTTTGGTAACCTTAAGATAATTTGATTAACTTGAGGTGTATTGTTGTATACTTCACGCCGCCCCTGCATGTGGACGACAGTACCTGCCGTAAAATCTTTAATCTTTCCTGGTTGGGCATCCCATATTTTTCCTTCAATCTCTCCAGTATCATCTTGGAAAGTCAAGGCAAGATAATCTTTTCCAGCCCTTGTCTGCCGAACATCAGCTGTCTTAATCAGATAAAAGCCTTCAAAGAGCTCATCTTTTTTCATTTGGTTAATTTTCATCTTCTTCCCCTTCCTCCTGGAAATTCAATAGGGTAAACGAGTCCGTATCATCTGGTAATTCAATATGGCGCAGGGTACGCTCAATCGCATTGGTCCGCCGTGTCAAGAGGTCGTCTAGATTGCCTGAAGCATGCTGTAAATGGCGCTGAGCCTTCATCAATACTGTCCCAAATTTGCCAAATTCTGACTTGACATTCCCCAGAACCTTACTGATATCATCAGCAGATCTCTGAATATTTAAGGTCTTAAATCCGACAGATAAGGAATTCAAGAGGGCAGATAAGGTTGACGGCCCCGCCACCACAATATGCTCTGTCCGCCGCAGTTCATCAAAGAAAATCGGATTACGAACTACTTCAGAATACAGACCTTCTGTCGGTAAAAAGAGAATCCCAAAATTCGTCGTTGCTGGTGGATTCAAGTACTTCTGCTGAATATCCTTAGCAAAGCGTTTGACAGAAGCTAAGAGATGTTTACGGTGCAACTCAATCTGCTCCTTGTCACCCGCCTCATACGCATCTTCTAAACGATAGTAATCTGCTAGAGGAAACTTGGAGTCAATCGGAAGGTAAACCGCATCCTCTTTGGTCTGACCCGGTAATTTAATCGCATATTCTACCCGCTCATTAGAACCTGCTACTGTAGCAAATTCTCGTTCGTATTGGGAGGGTGTTAAAATATCTTCGATAATTTGTCCCAATTGCAACTCGCCCATAATCCCACGCGTTTTAGTATTTGAGAGAATTTTGTTGAGCGCTCCAACATCACGTGCTACCGTCTGCATTTCTCCAAGACCACGGTTAACGGATTCCAATTGCTTCGATACCGTTTCAAATGAGGCTTGCAAGCGAGTTTGCAAGGTTTGTTCTAACTTCTCCTCGACTGTCTGACGCATTTCTTCCAGTCGCTTCTCATTCGAAGCCTGAATAGCCTGTAAACGTTGATCTGCCATATCACGATTCTGCGACAGTAACTGGTGTATTTCCTGCCGCAGGGCTGTCAATTGTTGATACAACTCCCTACGTAAATCAGTCATATCCTGATGTAGAACTTGTTGCTGGGCAAGGGTTTGTTGATTTTTTTGATCTAAAAGATAGGTGAGCTGGTCTGACAGATGGTCTGCCATATCTTCTGATTGTGCCGATAAGCGCTTCATGTGTTGCTCTAGACGGAACAACGTAAACACTGAAACCATTATTGCTACAAAGGCTAGGATATCCGCCATTTTACCTCCTATCTCGACTATAGATGAGCACAACATACCCCTTATCTATTGTAAATTCGATTTCTTTTCCGATAAATTCATTACTGCTGTAACATTTTTTGAAAAAATAATTGCTCTCATTCAAGGGATATTTGGCATGAGAGATACTCAAGCGACTGTCATCAGACGGCATAAAGGACACATAGGTCATTCCCTCAATCGGAGCAATTGTATACTGTCCTGCTGGATAAAAGCGGACAATGTTCACATCATCCACTAGCTCAATCTGCCGCATATACGGTGCTAATGCCGGTTCACTAGCGAGAAAGAGATTGCTCATCATGTGATCCAAACGGCCACCAAACGCTCCAAAAATGGTGACAGTTGCTCCTTGATAACGTGTGAAGACTTCTTTCAGCGCCAGTTCCAAATCTGTATCATCTTTTTCTGCCGGTGCCTGCACAAAAACTCTCGCAGTTTGGGCAATACGCTTGCGCTCCTCATCCGTCACCGAATCAAAATCACCCACTGCCATATCAAGAGGCAACTCTTGCTCCAAAAGATGAAGCGCCCCCCTGTCCACTCCAACAAAAAGATCGTAATCAGGCGAAATAGCTCCTCTATCTCCCCCTGCAACAAGAGCAATTTTAATCATGAAGAGCCGCTTTCAAGGTCGTAACATTTGCTTGCAAGTCTCCCTTAAACAAGTAGGAACCTGCCACAAAGACATTTGCCCCTGCTTCTTTCGCAGATACAATCGTCTTGTTGTCAATGCCACCATCTACTTCAATATCAAATGACAAGCCCTTTTTCTCACGCAAACGTGCTACTTCCGCTATTTTTTCTGCTACTTCAGGAAGATAGGCTTGGCCACCAAAACCTGGATTGACTGTCATCAATAATACCTGATCTACCATATGCAAGACCGGTTCAATCAACACGACAGGTGTTCCTGGGTTG
Above is a window of Streptococcus sp. zg-86 DNA encoding:
- a CDS encoding 3'-5' exoribonuclease YhaM family protein; translated protein: MKINQMKKDELFEGFYLIKTADVRQTRAGKDYLALTFQDDTGEIEGKIWDAQPGKIKDFTAGTVVHMQGRREVYNNTPQVNQIILRLPKPGEPADPADFKEKPPVNVEDTRKYLSQMMFQIENAVWQRIVRALYSKYDQEFYSYPAAKTNHHAFYSGLSFHTATMVRLADKIGDIYPQLNKSLLFAGIMLHDLAKVIELSGPDNTNYTVRGNLIGHISLIDEEITKVLIELGIDDTKEEVTVLRHVILSHHGLLEYGSPVRPQIMEAEILHMIDNIDAEMMMMLTALDKVGPGEMTSRIFAMDNRAFYKPDID
- the zapA gene encoding cell division protein ZapA gives rise to the protein MANLNRYKFTFGEKQLTLTTEHDNLFMEEIERILQEKYQAIKEKMPTADSETLALLLAINALSVQLKRELEHEKVEVELASVKEKVLKKNVTLLDLDELEDPS
- the treP gene encoding PTS system trehalose-specific EIIBC component, encoding MGKFEQDAKTLLQAVGGKENVTAVTHCATRMRFVLGDPKKADVKTIENIPAVKGTFTNAGQFQVIIGNDVPIFYNDFTAVSGIEGVSKEAAKSAAKSNQNAIQRVMTMLAEIFTPIIPALVVGGLILGFRNVLESVGMPWLGQQIADGAKVFDADGNPVWNTITMVSPFWNGVNHFLWLPGEAIFHFLPVGITWSVTRKMGTTQILGIVLGICLVSPQLLNAYAVPGTSAAEIAENWSWNFGFATIARIGYQAQVIPALLAGLSLAYLEKFWRKVTPEVVSMILVPFLSLVPAIILAHTVLGPIGWAIGKGLSAVVFAGLTGPLKWLFGLIFGALYAPFVITGLHHMTNAIDTQLMADTATHTTGLWPMIALSNIAQGSAVFAYFFMKRHDEREAQVALPATISAYLGVTEPALFGVNVKYIYPFVAGMIGSSLAGLVCVMLNVQANAIGVGGLPAILSINSKYFGSFLLTMAIAIVVPFILTFFFAKTGLFAKKEEVVEEVIAPVTETTTPTNIISPLTGQAKDLATATDQVFASGVMGQGILIEPSEGELIAPIDGVVSVLFPTKHAVGITGSNGVEMLMHIGMDTVTLEGKGFEAHVQQGDHIKAGDKLISFDINLIKEAGLVVETPVIITNHTDFPAEILGDLPRQVERGQAILKA
- the treC gene encoding alpha,alpha-phosphotrehalase; translated protein: MAIDKRKVVYQIYPKSFKDTTGNGVGDLQGIIQQLPYLKELGIDMIWLNPFYPSPQRDNGYDISDYTAVNPDFGTMADFEEMIATGQELGIDFMLDMVLNHCSTDHEWFQKALAGDQYYQDFFILRDKPTDWVSKFGGNAWAPFGDTGKYYLHLFDVTQADLNWRNPAVRKELFKIVNFWKDKGVKGFRFDVINLIGKEEVLEDCPINDGKPAYTDRPITHDYLQMMNHATFGAEEGFMTVGEMSSTTIENCILYTAPDREELAMAFNFHHLKVDYKDGQKWSIMDFDFEELKSLFHTWGEGMSEGNGWNALFYNNHDQPRALNRFVDVKNFRNEGATMLAASIHLSRGTPYIYMGEEIGMIDPDYDSMDDYVDVESLNAYQIMLDEGKTPEEAFAIIQAKSRDNSRTPMQWDASKNAGFTTGTPWLKAGKSYPEINVETEKEGPIFTFYQELIRLRKEMPIIAEGDYTAAYTDSDSVYAFERHLGEQKLLVLNNFFAKEVELTIPAEYVDGQVLISNYADTRIANTITLKPYQTLAILKD
- a CDS encoding DNA recombination protein RmuC; this translates as MADILAFVAIMVSVFTLFRLEQHMKRLSAQSEDMADHLSDQLTYLLDQKNQQTLAQQQVLHQDMTDLRRELYQQLTALRQEIHQLLSQNRDMADQRLQAIQASNEKRLEEMRQTVEEKLEQTLQTRLQASFETVSKQLESVNRGLGEMQTVARDVGALNKILSNTKTRGIMGELQLGQIIEDILTPSQYEREFATVAGSNERVEYAIKLPGQTKEDAVYLPIDSKFPLADYYRLEDAYEAGDKEQIELHRKHLLASVKRFAKDIQQKYLNPPATTNFGILFLPTEGLYSEVVRNPIFFDELRRTEHIVVAGPSTLSALLNSLSVGFKTLNIQRSADDISKVLGNVKSEFGKFGTVLMKAQRHLQHASGNLDDLLTRRTNAIERTLRHIELPDDTDSFTLLNFQEEGEEDEN
- the treR gene encoding trehalose operon repressor, translated to MKKYQEIFNDIKEKITEHIYPAEHVLPTEKELQAQYQVSRDTIRKALAMLTERGLIQKVQGKGSLVLKQELLDFPVSGLTSYQELAQSLRMENQTKVVSLELVTVTSSLAQLTGFEPYQQVWKIVRTRSIDGKVSVLDTDYLSKEFVPHLTKEIAQVSIYAYLEGELGLDIAYAQKEITVEPTNREERELMNSKDDYLVQIRSRVFLGNTQQFQYTESKHKIDKFRFVDFARRKNAL
- a CDS encoding thiamine diphosphokinase, which codes for MIKIALVAGGDRGAISPDYDLFVGVDRGALHLLEQELPLDMAVGDFDSVTDEERKRIAQTARVFVQAPAEKDDTDLELALKEVFTRYQGATVTIFGAFGGRLDHMMSNLFLASEPALAPYMRQIELVDDVNIVRFYPAGQYTIAPIEGMTYVSFMPSDDSRLSISHAKYPLNESNYFFKKCYSSNEFIGKEIEFTIDKGYVVLIYSRDRR
- the purR gene encoding pur operon repressor; the protein is MKLRRSERMVVISHYLINHPYELTSLNMFAEKYSSAKSSISEDIAIIKKAFEESAIGHIETITGASGGVVFTPSISEEESRAIAEELRGQMAESSRILPGGYIYSSDLLSTPHILKNVGRIIANSFKDEQIDAVMTVATKGVPLANAVANVLNVPFVIVRRDLKITEGSTVSVNYVSGSSDRIEKMFLSKRSLKAGSRVLIVDDFLKNGGTINGMISLLSEFDSSLAGVAVFAENQKGARNVANYKSLLAVTNIDVKENKVDVELGNIFK